In the Parasteatoda tepidariorum isolate YZ-2023 chromosome 3, CAS_Ptep_4.0, whole genome shotgun sequence genome, one interval contains:
- the LOC107436458 gene encoding probable peptidoglycan muropeptide transporter SLC46 isoform X1: protein MGKCDSVENSHEKLSENNRSLNNGEDLTHYGSTDQQTLIPPANAKHVKYCRILSSLRIEPVMFLFMFSFILNTTCLTNLMMDKGCLYYLNYSKHICDNLHNKTFKNESDNVEILANTYNLYLNMLAPIGAFVVIFLAPWSDKHGRNPLLISALTGFLLNDIGIILCTIYFDSPLYFILISNLPTQISGGFISVMTCIYSHVSEVSTTELRSMKYTSLQISFGLAVTLGALVGGQLYNFFGYKCVFSTMAVGHVCAILWVVLFVPETRGLDVRVSLRRKIRDLTISQNFTDGLRTCIKFRENHGRFQLWLLLLSSCTIALTYEVYTNIAYVYTHHMYKWNPTIYSEYWAAFSFTEMIVFLVCSSVFIKVFKFSDPLIGIIGSVSIIGKNVFLAFAYELWLFYISNIFGFLNGMGNLAVRSLISKIVPENELGRVFSFLATCESIVPLLGSLVIAKIFNATIKIFPGACYLSATVFLLLPLGTFLYQFKKERSNLPKHETFSDKEF, encoded by the exons ATGGGAAAATGTGACAGTGTCGAGAATTCCCATGAAAAACTCTCTGAAAATAACCGTTCATTGAACAATGGAGAAGACTTGACACACTATGGCAGTACAGATCAACAAACACTCATACCCCCTGCAAATGCAAAGCACGTCAAATACTGCAGAATCCTTTCTTCATTACGAATTGAACCTGTCATGTTTTTGTTCATGTTTTCATTCATATTGAACACAACCTGTTTAACAAACTTAATGATGGACAAAGGTTGTTTGtactatttaaactattctaaaCACATTTGTGATAACCTGCACAACAAGACATTCAAAAACGAAAGTGATAACGTAGAGATATTAGCTAACACATACAACCTGTACTTGAACATGCTAGCTCCTATAGGAGCATTTGTTGTGATATTCTTAGCACCCTGGAGTGACAAGCATGGTCGAAATCCTCTTCTGATATCTGCTTTGACTGGCTTTCTTCTGAACGATATCGGAATAATATTATGCACGATTTACTTTGACTCACCCTTATATTTCATACTCATTTCAAACTTGCCCACCCAAATCAGCGGGGGATTCATTAGTGTCATGACTTGTATTTATAGTCACGTATCGGAAGTATCCACTACAGAATTGAGGTCGATGAAGTACACCTCATTGCAAATATCGTTCGGATTGGCAGTGACTCTCGGTGCTTTAGTTGGCGGACAGTTGTATAATTTCTTTGGCTACAAGTGTGTTTTCTCTACGATGGCGGTCGGTCACGTATGTGCCATTCTTTGGGTCGTCTTATTTGTTCCCGAGACACGTGGGCTCGATGTTCGGGTGAGTTTGAGAAGGAAAATAAGAGACTTGACGATATCCCAAAATTTCACGGATGGCTTAAGAACTTGTATAaagtttcgtgagaatcacggTCGCTTTCAGTTGTGGCTTCTTTTGTTGTCAAGCTGTACTATAGCCTTAACATACGAAG TTTACACTAACATTGCTTATGTCTATACTCATCATATGTATAAATGGAATCCAACCATTTATTCTGAATATTGGGCAGCCTTCAGTTTTACAGAAATGATTGTCTTCCTGGTTTGCTCAtctgtttttattaaagtatttaaatttagtgatCCTCTCATCGGCATCATAGGATCGGTGTCTATCATcggcaaaaatgtatttttggcATTCGCTTATGAGCTCTGGCTGTTCTATATCA GCAATATTTTTGGCTTTTTAAATGGAATGGGCAATTTAGCTGTGAGGTCCCTAATATCAAAAATCGTACCAGAAAATGAACTGG GACGAGTCTTTTCATTTTTGGCAACATGTGAATCAATCGTGCCTTTATTGGGAAGTCTTGTAATCGCCAAAATTTTCAATGCTACTATTAAAATCTTTCCAGGAGCATGTTATCTTTCTGCAACAGTTTTCTTACTACTTCCTTTAGGAACTTTCTT atATCAATTCAAAAAGGAAAGGAGCAATTTGCcaaaacatgaaactttttcTGATAAAGAATTTTAG